In Candidatus Binatia bacterium, the sequence GACCCGGAGGACGCCCTTCGCATGCTTGGAAGGCTCGCCGGAAGGCAACATGAGGTCCATACCGGCGTGGCCTGGGCACTCAATGCGCAGGTGCGTCATTCGGGACACTTCACGAGCAAGGTTCATTTGCGCGAGAGCAGCGATCAGGAACGAGCGGCGTATGTCGCGACAGGCGATCCAATGGACAAGGCGGGTTCCTACGCGATTCAGGGCGACGCGGGATCGCTGGTGACTCGGGTCGACGGATCGATCACAAACGTGATCGGATTGCCGCTTGCCGAAACGGAAGCCATGGCTCGGTCTCTGGGCCTCGATGCCCCGCAGGGCCCGCTGCCGGCCGATGCCGTAGAGCGTCGGTTTCGGGCCGTGAGCGGAGAGATTCAGGCAACCGCCGCCGCGCATGGTCGAGGTGTCCACGACGTCGATCTCATCACGGTGATCAAGGGCCTGCCGGTGGAACTCGCCGAGGCTGCCGTTCGGGCGGGAGCGCGCGACCTTGGCGAAAATTATGTCCAGGAGGCACAGGCAAAGCGCTCTCGGATCGGCCCCGGACCTCGCTGGCATCTGATCGGACCGCTGCAGTCCAACAAGGCGAAACTCGCAGCTGCAAATTTCGATCTCATCCACACAGTGAGCCGCGCGAAAACCGCGACGGCGCTGGCGCGACACGCCGATGGCGATTGCCGGATGCTCCTTCAAGTGAATATCAGCGATGATCCGGCCAAGGCAGGCTTGCGGATCGAGGAGGTCGAGCCACTGGCCGAGAGCCTGCGCAACGAGCCCGGAGTTATCGTGGAGGGTCTCATGACGATCGGTCGCGCGGGCACGTCCGCGCAGGCGACGCGTGCCAGCTTTGCGGCTCTTTCGGAATGCCTGAAAGATTTAAGGGCTCGAGAGCGGGTGCAAGGCAGCACTCTTTCCATGGGGATGAGTGCCGACTATGATCTGGCAATAGCGGAAGGGGCAACACTCGTTCGCCTCGGGACGGCGATCATGGGACCGCGGTCACCGCGGGAGGAGGGGTAGGGCATGGAAACGATCGGATTCATCGGAGCTGGAAACATGGCTTGCGCTCTCGGCGGCGGCATTGCGCGGGCCACCGAATCATCATCTTCCTTCGAGGTGATTGCCAGCGATCCAAGCCCTGACGCACGCAAAAGGTTTACAGAGGAAGTGGGCGGCGCCACCTGCGATAGCGTGACGGAACTGGCGCGCCGTGCGGATGTGGTGATCCTCGCCGTGAAGCCACAAATTTTACCGAATCTTCTTCCGGAGATTTCGGCAGCCAATCACCGAGATTCTCTGATCGTATCGATCGCCGCCGGTATTCCTCTGGCCTTCATGCAGGCCGGGTTGGGCGCGTCCGCAAGGATCATCCGCGCGATGCCGAACACGCCGGCCCTGATCCGGCGCGGAATGACCGTGCTGGTGCCGGGGACGGCTGCGACGCCGGAAGATCTGGCCTTGACGGGGCGTCTATTTGCGACGGCAGGCCGGGTGCTGACGCACGAGGACGAGTCCGTCCTCGATGCGGTTACTGCCGTGAGTGGCAGTGGGCCCGGCTTTTTCTTTGCGTATGCCGAAGCGATGATTGCCGCCGGGATTCGGGCGGGACTAAGCCGGGAGATGACTGAAGTTCTGGTCCAGGAAACCCTTGCGGGGTCGGCTGAGCTTTGGCGGTCTTCCGGCAAGGCGGCCGGTGCGCTGCGTGAGCAGGTCACGTCGCCGGGGGGAACGACCGAGGCGGGGCTTGCGGCGCTGAATGACGAGGGCCTGGCGGCGGCGGCCGATGCCGCCGTTGCTGCAGCGACGGCCCGTTCCCGACAGTTGTCAGGAAACTGAGTCTCTGCAAGGAGAAGTAGATATGTTTGTGATGGGGAATTTCCTTCAAGCTGTTGCTGCCGTTCTCGACGCGCTACTGAATCTCTATTGGTGGCTCATCATCGGGTCGGTCGTGGTTTCGTGGATTGGCGCCGATCCCTACAACCCGATCATTCGTTTTTTGCGTGGCGCTACCGAGCCAGTCTTCTATCAGATACGCACCCGTCTCCCGATGGTCTTCGGTGGCATGGATTTCACACCGATCGTCGTTCTGCTCGCGATCCAATTCCTTCGGATTTTCCTTGTACAAAGCCTTTATCAGGCTGCGGACGGACTGGGTGGACAAGACCGGCTTGGATTCTTACTCTAGAAACTCCGGCGCAATGGGGGTGCGTTTCAATGCCTATCTACGAGTATGAATGTTCGAAATGCGGTGTGGTCGATGCCATGCAGAAAATCACCGAGGAGCCGCTCAAGACGTGTCCGGTGCCCAAATGCCGTCGAAAAGTCCGGAAGTTGATGTCGAGCACGCAATTCCAGCTCAAAGGATCGGGTTGGTACGTAACCGATTACGGCAAGGGCGGGCAGAAACCAGCGGCAGGCGAGGGTGGCGCCTCGGATTCCTCAGCGGGCGCGAGCAAAGCGGATGGCGATGCGACGGACACCAAAAAGCCCTCCAAAAAGAAGTCCCCAGCAAAGAAGAACGCGAAGAAAAAATCAGCCGCTTGAGCTCGGCAGGCGCCGATTTTCGACGAAAAAAAAGGCCGAGACCCTTGAGGTCCCGGCCTTTTCACGTGGAAAGAAGAGACCTCAGGCAGCTTTGTCTTCTGCGAGGGCGGCGATCTTCTTCTCCAGACTGGAAACCTTCCGCTTGAGCGCATCGACTTCGCTTTTCGTGGACAGGCGCAAGCTTTTCGCGAGGTTGCTGACGGCCTTCAGGAATTCCGACTGGAGGCTCTCGACCTGCTTTTCGACAAATGGCGGAATTGTCAGGAAATCTGGCCAGACGCCGGCACGTTCTTCGATCGATTCGCGGGCATCGTCAAGGTTCTTGCGCACTAACTTCAGAGTCTTTTCGGTTTGTTCGCGGGCATCGTCCAGAGCCTTCTCCGACCGATTGCGAACCTCGCCTGCGGTGGTTCGCACCATCTCGCGAGCCTTTTCGTCGAGTTCCTTCATCTGCGCCATAGCGCCGTCCAACGGTGCCCAGGCGGTGCTGTCTTCGCTCGTCGTCTCGTCTGCATTTTCCATTAGCATGACCTCCTGACTAGTTTCATAACACGGTGCGTCATCTGCGGCAAGAGGTCGCCTTGCGGCAGGGATTCTGCCATAGAGTCGATCGGGGGGAATGTGCCAGGCGGGGGGCTAGCTCAGGGGAAAAGCCCGGGGCTTCAAGGATCGCGACAGTGACGTCCCCCGGGAAACATCATGAATCAGAAACGCGTTCTTCCTTGGCTCGGCTTTGCGCTGGTGGCCATCCTGTTTTTTTCACGGATAGCCGGGTTCTCGTTTCAGGATCCCGATGAAGGCCGATACGCGCGGGTGCCTCAAGAGATGCTGAATGCGGGCAACTGGCTGACACCCAGCCTCGCCAGCGTTCCCTATTTCGAGAAACCACCCCTCTTCTATTGGCTAGTGGCCAGCGCCTACAGCCTCTTCGGCCAGAGCGAGGGAGCCGCCCGGGCGGTTCCGGCACTAGCGGCTTTCCTCACGGTCTGGATGACATTCAGCTTCGGCCGTCACCATTTTGGCCAGCGGGCAGGGCTTCTCGCTGCCGGCATTCTCGCCACAGCACCTCTGTTTTTTATTTTTTCGCAATCGCTCGTGATCGATATGGTCCTCACGGCCTGTTTTACGGCGACGATGTTCGCCTTTTACCGGGCATGCGAGGCCGAGGCGAAAACGCGCTGGGTATTAGCCACCGTCGTCGCTGCTTCGCTAGCGATCCTCGCCAAGGGGCTGCTCGGCTTGGTGCTTCCCGGCGCGATTGCCGTGCTCACGCTGATCGTTCGGCGGGACAGCGCGACTCTTCGCGCTCTGTTGCGACCCGCCCCGATCGGACTTTTCCTCCTGATCACGATGCCCTGGTTCATCTGGATGAGCGCCACCCACCCAGAGTTTTTGCAATATTTTTTGATCGAGAACCATTTCGGACGCTTCCTCGATGCAGAGGGCTATGGAATCGCTCATCCCGAGGGACCCTGGTTCTACTTGCCGGTCATGCTCCTTACCCCTCTGCCGTGGTCCTTGGCGCCATTCCTTCTCGCGGGGCAAACAGCCACGCGCAGGGCGTTCGGTCTCGTCCGTAAGGATCTACTGGTGTTCTTCCTCCTTTGGGCGCTTGTCGTGATTTTGTTCTTTTCCGCGTCCAGTTCGAAACTTCCTCCCTATGTTTTGCCAGCGTTTCCCCCGCTCGCGTTGCTTCTTGGTGCATGGCTTGATCTGGCAATGGACGAAGAGCTCGAGGAGCCCTTGCTGCTCCGGGTGATCTGGCCCGCCCTGATCAGTTTGGGCATTTTGTTTCTGATGGCATCGCTCGGGGCGCTCCTGTTCGGGGGATTTCTGGCGACATCTTTTCCGGGGAACGGCAGCGAGATTTTGGCGATTCGCAACGCGGTGTTTTTCGCTGGAATTGCGCTGGTGCTTGGCGGCGCTCTTTGGGCCCGGCAGCGTCGCTCCCGGCTTCCCGTCGATCTGATTCTGCTGATGATTTTGACGATAGGGGCGACCGAACTCGGCGCCGTGGGCGCCCGGAGTGTCGCCAAATCCGGACGCGCGGCGGCACAGATTCTGAACGATCAGGCTGAACCTGAGGATTTGATCGTGATGTACCGGCAACTCAGCCAATCGCTGCTGTTTTACGCCGACCGCCGCCCCATCCACCTCGATGACTTCGTCGAATTGACGGAATTGGTCGCCTTGATGCCCGCCGCCGATCGCGAGCCATGGTTCTGGAAAGGAAATGAGCAGCTTCTGGAGGCATGGAACTCCCCGAGGCGGGTATTTGTCTACATCAACGAGCGAAACCTGGCGAAACTGGAGCCGGAATTCGAGCGTCCCTATCGGGTGCTGGTTCGAAACCGAAAACGTCTGCTCGTGGACAATCAGGGAGGCGCGGACGACAATCGGGCCTCCGCAGGCTCAAAAGTGGGCGAAGTAGAGAAAATCGCAACGGATTCGGCTCGCAATCTGGCGGGGTCCTCCCCCGATCGCTAGAGTTATCTGTAGAAAGACAAGTCTATATGGCAACGGAAATTCAAGAATTCTTGAACCCGGACGGACGTCCGGGCGGTTCGGACACACGCGACTCCTTTTTCACCTCGAAATATGAGGATGCTCTCGCTTGGGCACGGAAATACGCGATGTTTCAATATCCCTTTGTGACCGCGTGCTGCGGGATGGAGTACATGTCCGTTACGGGGCCTCGGTATGATGCCGACCGTTTCGGATTGACTCTGCCTCGTTTCACGCCGCGACAATCCGACCTGCTGCTGGTCGTCGGGACCATCACCCAAAGGCAGGCTCCGATTTTGCGGCGAGTTTGGGAACAGATGGCCGATCCCAAATGGGTCATGTCGTTTGGGAACTGCACCAATTCCGGTGGGCCCTACAATAATTATGCGGTCTTGCAGGGCATCGATCAGATCCTGCCGGTCGATATTTACATCCCCGGCTGCCCCCCGCGTCCGGAGGCCGTCATTGACGGCTTGCTGAAACTGCAGGAACGAATCGAGCGGGAGCATACCGGTCGGCCCGTAGAAAATATTCACGGGGGCATCAAGGCATTGGACTATCAAGCTGGAGAGCCCGCCAAGGTTGTCCCGGGCAGGGTTCCAAATCATCATGAGTGAAGAAAAGCCCGCAACCGAAGAGGCGACGGTACGTCTGACGATCGACGGCCTCGAAATCGAGGCACAGCCGGGACAGATGTTGCTCCAGGCCGCCCTCGACAATGGCGTCGAGATTCCCCACTACTGCTACCATCCGAAGTTGTCGATCGATGGCTCCTGCCGCATGTGTCAGGTCAAGGTCGAGGGTGGCCGCAAATTGGCGATCTCCTGCAACGAGCCGGTCCGCGATGGAATGGTCGTGGACACCAAATGCGACGAAGTGAAACACGCCCGTCAGGGAGTGATGGAACTGCTGCTGGTCAACCACCCGCTGGACTGTCCGATTTGTGACCAGGCCGGCGAGTGCTTTCTCCAGGATTATTCGCACGGCTACGGTCGCGACCACGCTCGGACAACGGCGCCGCGGCGCAAGGGGGTCAAGCGGGCTCCGATCGGCGAGCATGTGGTTTTCGATCAGGAGCGGTGCATTCTTTGTCGCCGTTGTGTGCGATTCACCCAGGAAATTACCGAAACCGACGAGCTCAGGGTTTTCGGGATTGGCGATCACTCCCACATTGGCACGATGCCCGACGCACCTCTGAACAATGATTATTCGGTCAATGTGGCCGATATCTGTCCCGTGGGCGCTCTTCTCTCGAGTGATTTCCACCATAAGAGGCGTGTGTGGTTTCTGGAGGACACCCCCAGTGTCTGTCCTTCCTGCTCGAAGGGCTGCAACGTCAATGTGGGCGTCTTCAAAAATGAAATCCAGCGGATGGTGCCACGTCGCAACGATGACGTGAATGATACCTGGATGTGTGATCACGGACGACTCCGATACGCCTTCACGAGCGATGAGACGAGAGTCCGGCAAGCCTTGGTCCGCAATGACGCTGGCGACTTCACGGAGACGCCGTTTCGCATCGCTCTCGAGGCAGCAGCCGATTTAATCCGGCCGAGCCTCGAAAATCCGGAAGCTTTCGCAGTAATCGCATCACCTCATCTGACGAATGAGGAAAGTTTTCTTCTCGCGGACCTGTGTAACCACAAGATCCCGGCGGGACACGTTACATTGCCCGTCATCCGGGGAGACGCAGACGGCTTTCTGATTCAGGAAGAGAAAGCAGCCAACGCCACGGGAACGCGCGCGATGGGAATCGAGGAACGCGGCGATGGTCTGCGTGGTCTGGCAGAAGCAATTCGCGTCGGCACGGTAAAGAGCCTCCTGGTGATGGGGGGCGACGCCCTTTCGGTTCCCGAAGGTGAGGGCCTTCTCGATGTACTCGGCGATCTCGAGTCGCTGATCTTGATCACCCCGAATCAAACCCCCATCAGTGAACATGCGAGCGTCCTGATTCCCGGTGCCACATTTGCAGAAAAAGACGGATCATTCACAAACGGGGAGGGGCGTGTGCAATGGATCTCGCGAGCCCTGAACCTCCCCGAGGGCGTGGAAACCGAAGGCGAGACGTTATCTCGAATCAAGGCATTTCTGGATAATGCGAAGCCTGAACCTTTCGACGCCATCACAACTCTGGGGAAGGTCGCGGAGTCCGTTCCCGAATACGCTCATATCAGCCGGGCCGAGCTTGGTGCTGACGGACTCCTGTCCGGAATTCAGGAAGCACCCGAACCGGAACCCGAACCCACCGAAGTCACAGCGTCGGGAGAAGCCTGATGGCCACCAAGGTAGTCACGATCGATCGCGACCAATATAGCAAGGCCGCCGGCCCGTTCGGCATCAAGGCCTTCATTTCCGGCTTTCGGGTAACGACGAGCCATTTTCTCGGAAACCTGATCGGTTGGATCCGTGGAAAGCCCACGGTGGCGACGGTCATGTTCCCCGAGGAGCACCTCGCCAAGCCTCCCGCTTTCCGGGGAATGCCGGTCCTCGTCGAAATGGAAAACGGCAAGGAGCGCTGCGTTGCCTGCGGCCTTTGTGAATGGGCTTGTCCGGTAAACTGCATCCATATCGAGCCTGGTGAAACGACCGACGAGGTCGAGCGATATCCGCAAGTCTTCGATATCGATATGAGCCGATGCATGTACTGTGGTCTGTGCGAAGAAGCCTGTCCGGAAGAAGCAATCGTCATGAGTGATCGTGTCGAAATCAGTGCATTTACGCGGGCCGGCACCCTTTGGAACAAGAGTGACCTCCTCACCCCGGTGGCACAGGTGGCCCGACGGCTGGAACACATCCGTCGGGACTACGATCGGAGATAAACGTGGCGGATCAGGAAGAGACCGAAACGAAAACGGAAGATTCGGAGACCGCCCAGCCCGAGAAACTGGAACCTCTTGCTCCCGTATTGGAGAGGCTGCGCGAACGGCTCGGCGATCACCTTATAGCGACTTCCGACTACCGCGGTGATCTTTGTGCCACGATTGCACGCGAAGCCACGATCGAGACTTTTCAATGGCTTCGCGACGAGGAACATTTTGATATGCTCGCGGATCTCACGGCGGTAGATTATCTCGGTCGCGAGCCGAGGTTCGAGATGGTCTACCACCTCGTTTCCGTCGAGACCTCAAATCGACTCCGCATCAAGATTCCGGTCGCGCAGGCGGATGCCAAGGTGCCTACGCTCTGCGAACTGTGGCAGGGTGCGAACTGGCTCGAGCGCGAGGCCTACGACATGTACGGGATCGAGTTCACGGGCCATCCCGACATGACCCGAATCTACCTTTATGAAGAATTCGAGGGTCACCCCCTCCGCAAGGACTATCCCAAGGAGAAGCGGCAACCGCTGATCGGACCGGGTGCGATCGTGCGTACAGGCGAGGGGAGCTGAGATGGCAGATTCGGCAGCAGTTGTGCAGGAAGACACGATCGACCTTCCCTTCAAGACCCTCGAGATGAAGGTGGGGCCGTCCCATCCGGCGACGCACGGAACCGTTCGGATCCAGTTGGAATTGGATGGAGAGACTGTCCACGCATGCCGGGTGGAGGTCGGTTATCTTCACCGCGGATTCGAAAAGGAATGCGAGAGCGGACTCTACTATCAGGCATTTCCTTATACGGACCGCCTGAACTACGTGTCTCCGATGATCAACAATGTGGGCTACGCGCTCGCCTGCGAGAAGCTCTTCGGGATCGAAAGCCCCGAGCGATGCCAGTATCTTCGAGTAATTGCGAGTGAGGCCTCACGAATTGCTGACCATCTGACCTGTCTCGGAGCATGCTCGCTCGAACTGGGGGCATTCTCGGCATTTCTCTATGCGGTGGAAGCCAGGGAAAGCGTCTGGGACCTTCTCGATTCGATGTGCGGCGCACGAGTGACACCGAACTACGTAAGAATTGGCGGCGTCTCGCATGATATCGGTGCCGAATTCCCGGGATTGGTTGAGGAGAAACTCGCGGAGCTCGAACGGCTCCAAAAGGATTTTGAGGATTTACTGCTGGCCAACCCGATCTTTCGCGAACGGATGGAAAATACCGGCGTCCTCTCTCGCGACGATTTGATCTCATTCGGCTGCACCGGCCCGCTCCTGCGGGCCAGCGGCACAGCCTATGATATCCGACGGGTGGAGCCATACCTCGTCTACGACCGGCTCGACTTCGATATCCCGGTTGGCTCGGCAAGTGATAATTTCGATCGCTTCCTCATTCGGCTCGAGGAGATCCGTCAGAGCAGTCGCATGATTCGGCAGTGCATCGAGCAGATGAAGCCTGGGCCCGTTGATATCGACAATCCGCAGATCCGACTGCCGGGGAAGAGCAAGGTCTTTGGTCGGATGGAAGAACTGATCGGCCAGTTCAAGGTCGTGACCGAGGGACCGAAACCCCCTCCGGGAGAGGTCTATCAAGCCGTGGAGGGTGGCAACGGTGAGCTGGGATTCTATCTGGTCAGCGACGGCACCGGCAAGCCTCTGAAGTGCCGACCGCGCTCTCCGAGCTTTGCCAACACATCGGCAATGGAAAAAATGGTGGTCGGATCGATGTTTGCGGACATCGTCCCGACCTTCGATATGATCAATATGATCGGCGGCGAATGTGATCGTTAAGGAAAAATCCAATGGCACTTTCTGAGGAGCTGAAGTCACGTATTCGGGCAGAACTCCCGAAGTACCCTGAAAAGCGCGCCGTCTTGCTGACGGCCTTGCACTTTGTGCAGGAAGAATGCGGGGGATGGATCGAGCCCGAAGTGATTCCTGAAGTGGCGGAGATCCTCGAGATACCGCCGATCGACGTCAAGGAGGTCGCGAGTTTTTACGCGATGTTCAACGAAAGCGCGATCGGAAAGCGCCACGTTCGCGTCTGCACCGGATTGTCCTGCTGCCTGCGGGGGGCTCGGTCGCTGCAGGACGCGTTTGAGGAAGAACTGAATATTCGCCCCGGCGAAGTCTCCGAGGACGGATGCTTCTCGATTGGTTCGGTCGAATGTCTGGGTTCCTGCGGCTCGGCGCCGGTGTTGCAAATCAACACGCGGACGTACCTGGAGAACCTTTCTCCTGCCGATGCGCCAGCGATCCTGGAAAATCTGCGCCGCGAGATTACCGAAGACGAAGCCGAGACGGCCTGAGGATACGATGGAACAGCCACAATTGCTCCTGCCCGAGGGCGACGCAAATTTCTCCTCAATCGAGGACTACAAGGCGCAGCGCGGTTATGAAGCCGCCGAGGCGAATGTCGGAAAGACCAACCCGGAAGAAATTGTCTCTATCGTGAAGGAATCCGGTCTCAGAGGTCGAGGCGGTGCGGGCTTCGGCGCAGGGATGAAGTGGTCGTTTCTTCCCAAGGACGGCCGACGGCCACGTTATATCGCTTGCAACGGCGATGAGAGCGAACCCGGCACCTTCAAGGACCGGCAGATCCTCGAACGCAATCCGCATAAATTGATCGAGGGCCTTCTGATTGCCGGCTGGGCCAATACGATCGACGCGGCCTACGTCTATCTCCGCGGGGAGTATCGTGGTCCCTACGAGAATCTTTGCAGGGCGATCGATGAAGCCTATGAAGCTGGTTATCTCGGCAAGAATATCCTCGGCAGTGGGATGGATTTCGATATCTACGTCCATCGTGGGGCCGGCGCCTACATTTGCGGCGAAGAGACCGGGCTCATGGAATCTCTCGAGGGTCGCAAAGGCCAACCTCGCAAAAGACCGCCTTTCCCTGCGGTCTCTGGACTTTGGAAACAACCGACCCTGATCAACAACGTCGAGACCCTGGCCCATGTGCCTGCGATCGTGCTCGACGGAGCCAAACATTTCCTGTCCTACGGAACCGAGAAGAGCTCCGGTACCACAATCTTCGGGATCAGTGGTGATGTGCAACGTCCGGGTGCCTACGAACTTCCGTTCGGCATGCCTCTCGACGAGATGATCGAAACCGTCGCTGGCGGCGTCGCGCCGGGAAGAAAAATCAAGGCGGTGATTCCCGGGGGAACCTCGATGCCGGTGCTCACGGCGGATCAGATCAAGGGCCTCCCCATGGACCACGATTCCGTTCAGAAGGCTGGATCCCTGCTGGGGACTGGCGCTGTCATCGTGATGGACGATCGGCAGTGCATGGTTCGAGCCGCTTTGGTGATCGCACGTTTTTTCCGCCATGAATCCTGTGGGCAATGCACGCAATGCCGCGAAGGGACTGGCTGGATCTACAAATTATTCGCCAAGATAGAGAGCGGACAAGCCTCCATGGAGGACATCGATACCATCGATGAGGTCGCGAATTATATGGAGGGTCACACAATCTGCGGCCTCGCCGATGCCGCTTCCTGGGGGGCGGGTTGGTTTGTGCGGCGCTTCCGGGACGAGTTTGAAGCCCATGTCGAGCTGAAAGGCTGCCCGCTCGCCGAAACGTCGTTCGAGGTCTGAATCCGATGAGTCCAGAGACCGAAAAAGAAACTTCCTTGCGGCGTAATCAGGTCGTTCGCCTTTGGGGCACACCGGATCGCACCGAGGGCAGCCTCAATGACCCCCGGATTCGCCATGAAGGCGGCGTTCATTTTAACGAAAAATGGGTCTATGCGTGGCCCAAGGGCGAAGCGAGCCGCCCTCGAGAGCGAATCATATACTGGCAGCGCTATGACTTCGTCGGCGCGTGTCGTATCGAACAGGATGGCCACCGGATCGCCGAGGGACCGGAAGTTCTCGGCCAGCGATAGCACTCGGCATGGCAAGCATCGACGCAGACGCGCCGTGGCTTGCTGGTTTCTGAAGTCCGGGCTTGCTCTATGCATGGCCCCTGCGTACTCTCGTCTCAACCGGAGGACGACAGGATGAAGACTTTGCATACCTTACCGGCCCAGGCTCGCTGGTATTTGATTGGCCTTGCCCTATGCGGGGCTGTTGGTTGCGGCTCGGAGAAAAAGCCACAGCCTGTGCCAGATGGCGCTCAGGTACTCCTGACTGACGGTGATCGGCTCCTGCCCAATTTTGAAATCCTCAGCATCGAGTCGGCGAATATGGCCGCTGACCGCTCAATTTCGTTTATCGCATCACGAACTGGCACGGACACTCTCAATGGAGTCTTCTTCCGGACGCCCACCGGTCAAATCCGCTCCATCTTGGCACCGGGGTCTGCCCTCGCGGGAGATCTGCCGCTGACAAGAATCCGAAAACTGAACATGGCCCAATCAGGCCAGTTCGCCTTCAGTGTGGGCGACCAACTGGATGATAACACGATCTTCTACTCGGATGGCACCCGAACGAGCTTGATTGCGACAACGGAATCAGAGGAACCTCTCCCTGATTTCCGTATCGTTGGAGAGCTTCGTGTGGAGGAGGGCGGCGTCCTCGCCTTCAGCGACGGTTCCAATCCGTGCTCGGTCGACACATCCGGAGCTGTACAACGAACGCGCTGCCGCCTGCGACTGCAATACGGCCCTCCAGGAGATGTCACTGAGGTCGCTGTGCCCAATGATCTCGACGGACAGAACCCCACCGCGATCATTCTTCAGCTCAACGAAAGGAATCAGGCCGCTGTTGGTCTACCGGCTCGCGGGGAGGAGCCCTACGTAGGAATTCTCGATCAGGGCATCTTTACCGGCATTCTGTTCCGCCGTGAGACGCTTCCCGAATACGGAGTTCTCACAAACGCAAAACCTCGAGCGATGGGTAAGGACGGAACGATCGCGATTGATGGAGATTTTGATACCGATGGCGACTCGGACCGCGATGTGGAAAGGGTTCTTCGCTACCGTAGCGGTGGGTTGGACCTTGCTGCATCAACGGGAGACGAAGTGCCCTTCGGCCAGAAGGAAATTATTGACCTGAATGCTGTCGCAGTCGATGACATCGGTCGGATGTACTATATCGCGGAGTTTCTCGGCGGCGGGGAAGAACGAGACCTGCTCCGTGTCTGGGACGGCACCACAAACACCGATATAATTTGGCAACGCAAGCGATATGGCGGCGAAGCCGAGATGGGCCAGGAACTGGAAATCACCGAGATCTTTCAGACTCGCGTCTACGGCGACGGGACCGTGCTCATGGTTGTCAGCCTCGGGTTTTACGAGGAAGGAACGCGCCGGATCACCTCCCGCCAATTATTGCGCTGGAAGGATGGCAAACTCGACACTCTCCTCGAGTCAAAGGCAACGATCGGAGATGGCACGCTGGTCGGATTCCAGATTGCCGATTTGAACTCGTCAGGTGACCTCCTGCTCATCGCGGAGATCAACGTCCGCGCGAACCGTGCGCTCCTTTTGCTGCCCCGCGAGGATGTGTTGCTGCCCTAGATAGCGACTTGCACCTTGATCGACCCCGAGTCCTTGTCGAGTGCGGTGGAGAAAGCTTCATCCACCTGCTCGAGGGGATAGCTATGGGTCAGCAAGCGTGCCGCTATCGCATCCCCATCATCCTTCAGGATTTGATGGGCCGTCTCGAAATCAG encodes:
- a CDS encoding YggS family pyridoxal phosphate-dependent enzyme; translation: MARSLGLDAPQGPLPADAVERRFRAVSGEIQATAAAHGRGVHDVDLITVIKGLPVELAEAAVRAGARDLGENYVQEAQAKRSRIGPGPRWHLIGPLQSNKAKLAAANFDLIHTVSRAKTATALARHADGDCRMLLQVNISDDPAKAGLRIEEVEPLAESLRNEPGVIVEGLMTIGRAGTSAQATRASFAALSECLKDLRARERVQGSTLSMGMSADYDLAIAEGATLVRLGTAIMGPRSPREEG
- the proC gene encoding pyrroline-5-carboxylate reductase, which codes for METIGFIGAGNMACALGGGIARATESSSSFEVIASDPSPDARKRFTEEVGGATCDSVTELARRADVVILAVKPQILPNLLPEISAANHRDSLIVSIAAGIPLAFMQAGLGASARIIRAMPNTPALIRRGMTVLVPGTAATPEDLALTGRLFATAGRVLTHEDESVLDAVTAVSGSGPGFFFAYAEAMIAAGIRAGLSREMTEVLVQETLAGSAELWRSSGKAAGALREQVTSPGGTTEAGLAALNDEGLAAAADAAVAAATARSRQLSGN
- a CDS encoding YggT family protein, translating into MFVMGNFLQAVAAVLDALLNLYWWLIIGSVVVSWIGADPYNPIIRFLRGATEPVFYQIRTRLPMVFGGMDFTPIVVLLAIQFLRIFLVQSLYQAADGLGGQDRLGFLL
- a CDS encoding zinc ribbon domain-containing protein yields the protein MPIYEYECSKCGVVDAMQKITEEPLKTCPVPKCRRKVRKLMSSTQFQLKGSGWYVTDYGKGGQKPAAGEGGASDSSAGASKADGDATDTKKPSKKKSPAKKNAKKKSAA
- a CDS encoding glycosyltransferase family 39 protein is translated as MNQKRVLPWLGFALVAILFFSRIAGFSFQDPDEGRYARVPQEMLNAGNWLTPSLASVPYFEKPPLFYWLVASAYSLFGQSEGAARAVPALAAFLTVWMTFSFGRHHFGQRAGLLAAGILATAPLFFIFSQSLVIDMVLTACFTATMFAFYRACEAEAKTRWVLATVVAASLAILAKGLLGLVLPGAIAVLTLIVRRDSATLRALLRPAPIGLFLLITMPWFIWMSATHPEFLQYFLIENHFGRFLDAEGYGIAHPEGPWFYLPVMLLTPLPWSLAPFLLAGQTATRRAFGLVRKDLLVFFLLWALVVILFFSASSSKLPPYVLPAFPPLALLLGAWLDLAMDEELEEPLLLRVIWPALISLGILFLMASLGALLFGGFLATSFPGNGSEILAIRNAVFFAGIALVLGGALWARQRRSRLPVDLILLMILTIGATELGAVGARSVAKSGRAAAQILNDQAEPEDLIVMYRQLSQSLLFYADRRPIHLDDFVELTELVALMPAADREPWFWKGNEQLLEAWNSPRRVFVYINERNLAKLEPEFERPYRVLVRNRKRLLVDNQGGADDNRASAGSKVGEVEKIATDSARNLAGSSPDR
- the nuoB gene encoding NADH-quinone oxidoreductase subunit NuoB translates to MATEIQEFLNPDGRPGGSDTRDSFFTSKYEDALAWARKYAMFQYPFVTACCGMEYMSVTGPRYDADRFGLTLPRFTPRQSDLLLVVGTITQRQAPILRRVWEQMADPKWVMSFGNCTNSGGPYNNYAVLQGIDQILPVDIYIPGCPPRPEAVIDGLLKLQERIEREHTGRPVENIHGGIKALDYQAGEPAKVVPGRVPNHHE
- a CDS encoding 2Fe-2S iron-sulfur cluster-binding protein; the protein is MSEEKPATEEATVRLTIDGLEIEAQPGQMLLQAALDNGVEIPHYCYHPKLSIDGSCRMCQVKVEGGRKLAISCNEPVRDGMVVDTKCDEVKHARQGVMELLLVNHPLDCPICDQAGECFLQDYSHGYGRDHARTTAPRRKGVKRAPIGEHVVFDQERCILCRRCVRFTQEITETDELRVFGIGDHSHIGTMPDAPLNNDYSVNVADICPVGALLSSDFHHKRRVWFLEDTPSVCPSCSKGCNVNVGVFKNEIQRMVPRRNDDVNDTWMCDHGRLRYAFTSDETRVRQALVRNDAGDFTETPFRIALEAAADLIRPSLENPEAFAVIASPHLTNEESFLLADLCNHKIPAGHVTLPVIRGDADGFLIQEEKAANATGTRAMGIEERGDGLRGLAEAIRVGTVKSLLVMGGDALSVPEGEGLLDVLGDLESLILITPNQTPISEHASVLIPGATFAEKDGSFTNGEGRVQWISRALNLPEGVETEGETLSRIKAFLDNAKPEPFDAITTLGKVAESVPEYAHISRAELGADGLLSGIQEAPEPEPEPTEVTASGEA